The following are from one region of the Erwinia billingiae Eb661 genome:
- a CDS encoding glycoside-pentoside-hexuronide (GPH):cation symporter, whose amino-acid sequence MKGTALSIKEKIGYGMGDAGCNMIGGAIMLFLNYFYTDVFGLAPALVGVLLLSVRVIDAVTDPIMGAIADRTQSKYGRFRPWLLWISLPYVLFSVLMFTTPEWTYNSKVIYAFVTYFLMSLTYTAINIPYCSLGGVITNDPSERVSCQSYRFVMVGIATLILSLSLLPMAEWFGGENKARGYQMAMSVLALIGLCMFLFCFATVRERIHPAVPSNDDLKSDLKAVWKNDQWVRILLLTFCNVCPGFIRMAATMYYVTWVMGQSTHFATLFISLGVIGMMIGSTLAKVMTDRWCKLKVFFWTNIVLAIFSSGFYFLDPHATVLVVVMYFVLNILHQIPSPLHWSLMADVDDYGEWKTGKRITGISFSGNLFFLKVGLAVAGAMVGFLLSYYGYDAGAKAQAPSAINGIMLLFTVIPGVGYLITAGVVRLLKVDRPMMLQIQQDLEKRRQNFQELNDYHDSKSPTKPVNT is encoded by the coding sequence ATGAAGGGCACTGCACTTTCGATTAAAGAGAAGATTGGCTACGGCATGGGCGATGCGGGCTGCAATATGATCGGCGGCGCCATCATGCTGTTCCTTAATTATTTCTACACAGACGTGTTTGGTCTGGCGCCCGCGCTGGTCGGCGTGCTGCTGTTGTCGGTACGGGTTATCGATGCGGTGACCGACCCGATCATGGGCGCGATTGCCGACAGAACGCAGAGCAAATATGGCCGCTTCCGGCCCTGGCTGCTGTGGATTTCCCTGCCCTATGTGCTGTTCAGCGTACTGATGTTTACCACGCCAGAATGGACCTATAACAGCAAGGTTATCTATGCCTTTGTCACCTACTTCCTGATGTCGCTGACCTATACGGCGATCAATATTCCCTATTGCTCGCTGGGCGGCGTGATCACCAATGACCCGAGCGAACGCGTCTCCTGCCAGTCTTACCGCTTCGTGATGGTCGGTATCGCCACCCTGATCCTCTCCCTTTCCCTGCTGCCGATGGCGGAGTGGTTTGGCGGAGAAAACAAAGCCCGCGGTTACCAAATGGCGATGAGCGTGCTGGCGCTGATTGGCCTGTGCATGTTCCTGTTCTGTTTCGCCACGGTGCGCGAGCGTATCCACCCGGCGGTGCCCAGCAATGACGATCTGAAATCTGACCTGAAGGCCGTGTGGAAAAACGACCAGTGGGTTCGCATCCTGCTGCTGACCTTCTGCAACGTCTGCCCCGGCTTTATCCGTATGGCGGCCACCATGTACTACGTCACCTGGGTGATGGGCCAGTCAACGCACTTCGCCACGCTGTTTATCAGCCTGGGCGTCATTGGCATGATGATTGGCAGTACGCTGGCGAAGGTGATGACCGACCGCTGGTGCAAACTGAAGGTATTTTTCTGGACCAACATCGTGCTGGCGATTTTCTCCAGCGGCTTCTACTTCCTCGATCCTCACGCTACCGTGCTGGTGGTGGTGATGTACTTTGTGCTGAATATCCTGCATCAGATCCCTTCGCCGCTGCACTGGTCGCTGATGGCCGACGTGGATGACTACGGTGAATGGAAAACCGGGAAACGCATTACCGGCATCAGCTTCTCCGGCAATCTGTTCTTCCTGAAAGTGGGACTTGCGGTCGCCGGTGCCATGGTGGGCTTCCTGCTCTCTTATTATGGCTACGACGCTGGCGCCAAAGCGCAGGCACCGAGTGCCATCAACGGTATTATGCTGCTGTTTACCGTGATCCCTGGCGTGGGCTATCTGATCACCGCCGGCGTGGTTCGCCTACTGAAAGTGGATCGTCCGATGATGCTGCAAATCCAGCAGGACCTGGAGAAGCGTCGGCAGAATTTCCAGGAATTGAACGACTATCACGACAGTAAATCCCCAACCAAACCGGTGAATACATAA
- the aroP gene encoding aromatic amino acid transporter AroP: MEQTQGETLKRGLKNRHIQLIALGGAVGTGLFLGIADTIRMAGPSVLLGYAIGGFIAFLIMRQLGEMVVEEPVAGSFSHFAYKYWGNFAGFASGWNYWILYVLVAMAELTAVGKYIQYWYPDIPTWVSAAVFFVVINAINLTNVKVYGEMEFWFSIIKVAAVVAMIVFGCWLLFGGHAGPEARVSNLWDRGGFFPNGISGLVMAMAVIMFSFGGLELVGITAAEADNPEQSIPKATNQVLYRILIFYIGSLTVLLSLYPWTKVIGGASPFVMIFHELGDSLVANALNVVILTAALSVYNSCVYCNSRMLFGLAQQGNGPKALLKVDSRGVPVMAIAVSAAATAFCVLINYLMPGEAFGLLMALVVSALVINWAMISLAHLKFRRKKDQQGVVTRFKALLYPVGNYICLLFLAGILVIMAMTPGMAISVWLIPVWIAILGVGYLLKSRSQKA; the protein is encoded by the coding sequence ATGGAACAAACACAGGGCGAAACGCTGAAGCGGGGATTGAAAAACCGCCATATTCAGCTGATCGCGTTGGGCGGTGCCGTGGGTACCGGCCTGTTTCTCGGCATTGCCGATACCATCCGCATGGCGGGCCCGTCGGTGCTGCTGGGCTACGCGATCGGCGGCTTTATTGCCTTCCTGATTATGCGCCAGCTGGGTGAAATGGTGGTCGAAGAGCCGGTAGCCGGTTCCTTCAGCCACTTTGCCTACAAGTACTGGGGCAATTTTGCCGGTTTCGCCTCTGGGTGGAACTACTGGATCCTGTATGTGCTGGTGGCGATGGCGGAACTGACCGCCGTCGGCAAATACATCCAGTACTGGTATCCGGATATTCCGACCTGGGTGTCTGCCGCCGTGTTCTTCGTGGTGATCAATGCCATCAACCTGACCAACGTAAAAGTGTACGGTGAGATGGAGTTCTGGTTCTCGATCATTAAAGTGGCTGCGGTCGTGGCGATGATTGTGTTCGGCTGCTGGTTACTGTTCGGCGGCCATGCCGGGCCTGAAGCGCGCGTCTCCAACCTGTGGGATCGTGGCGGCTTCTTCCCGAACGGCATCTCCGGCCTGGTGATGGCGATGGCGGTGATCATGTTCTCCTTCGGTGGCCTTGAGCTGGTTGGCATCACCGCAGCAGAAGCGGATAACCCAGAGCAAAGCATCCCGAAAGCGACCAACCAGGTGCTGTACCGCATCCTGATTTTCTATATCGGCTCACTGACCGTACTGCTGTCGCTGTATCCGTGGACCAAAGTGATTGGCGGTGCCAGCCCGTTCGTGATGATTTTCCACGAGCTGGGCGACAGCCTGGTGGCGAATGCGCTGAACGTGGTGATCCTGACGGCGGCGCTGTCGGTGTATAACAGCTGCGTGTACTGCAACAGCCGCATGCTGTTTGGCCTGGCGCAACAGGGCAACGGCCCGAAAGCGCTGCTGAAGGTCGATTCGCGCGGCGTGCCGGTAATGGCCATCGCGGTTTCTGCTGCCGCCACCGCCTTCTGCGTACTGATCAACTATCTGATGCCGGGTGAGGCCTTCGGTCTGCTGATGGCTCTGGTGGTGTCGGCGCTGGTGATTAACTGGGCGATGATCAGCCTGGCGCACCTGAAGTTCCGCCGTAAGAAAGATCAGCAGGGCGTGGTCACCCGCTTTAAGGCGCTGCTGTATCCCGTGGGTAACTATATCTGCCTGCTGTTCCTGGCCGGTATTCTGGTGATTATGGCGATGACGCCAGGCATGGCGATCTCCGTCTGGTTGATCCCGGTGTGGATTGCCATTCTGGGCGTGGGTTATTTGCTCAAGTCACGGTCTCAGAAAGCCTGA
- the pdhR gene encoding pyruvate dehydrogenase complex transcriptional repressor PdhR — MAYSKIRQPKLSDAIEQQLESLIMEGTLRPGEKLLPERELAKQFDVSRPSLREAIQRLEAKGLLLRRQGGGTFVQTSLWQSLSDPLVELLADHPESQFDLLETRHALEGIAAYYAALRGTDDDFERIRHCHVQIQTAQDSGDLDAEADAVMQYQIAVTEAAHNVVLLHLLRSMGPMLEQNVRQNFELLYSRREMLAKVGGHRARIFEAIVAREPEKAREASHRHLAFIEEILLDRSREQSRRERSLRRLQQRKD, encoded by the coding sequence ATGGCCTACAGTAAAATCCGCCAACCAAAGCTATCCGATGCTATCGAGCAACAGCTCGAGTCCCTGATTATGGAAGGGACCCTGCGTCCGGGTGAAAAGCTGCTCCCGGAACGTGAGCTCGCAAAACAGTTTGATGTCTCCCGTCCTTCTCTGCGTGAAGCTATCCAACGTCTGGAAGCGAAAGGTTTACTGCTGCGTCGTCAGGGCGGTGGCACCTTTGTGCAAACCAGCCTGTGGCAAAGCCTGAGCGACCCGCTTGTTGAACTGCTGGCTGACCACCCGGAATCCCAGTTTGACCTGCTGGAAACGCGCCATGCACTGGAAGGGATCGCCGCGTATTACGCCGCGCTCCGGGGCACGGACGATGATTTTGAACGTATTCGCCACTGCCATGTGCAGATCCAGACCGCACAAGACAGCGGGGATCTGGACGCAGAAGCGGATGCGGTGATGCAGTATCAGATCGCTGTAACAGAAGCGGCCCATAATGTGGTGCTGCTGCATTTACTCCGCAGCATGGGGCCGATGCTGGAACAGAACGTCAGACAGAACTTCGAATTGCTCTACTCGCGCCGGGAAATGCTGGCAAAAGTAGGCGGTCACCGCGCCAGAATTTTTGAGGCGATTGTGGCACGCGAACCCGAAAAGGCGCGCGAAGCCTCACACCGTCACCTGGCGTTTATCGAGGAAATATTGCTGGACAGAAGTCGGGAGCAGAGTCGCAGAGAGCGCTCCTTACGACGATTACAGCAACGTAAGGACTAA
- the aceE gene encoding pyruvate dehydrogenase (acetyl-transferring), homodimeric type, producing MSERLHNDVDPIETRDWLQAIESVIREEGVERAQFLIDQVMSEARKGGVKIAAGVNARNYVNSIAVEDEPDYPGNTSLERRIRSAIRWNAIMTVLRASKKDLDLGGHMSSFQSSATIYEVCFNHFFRARSEKDGGDLVYFQGHISPGVYARAFLEGRLTEEQMNNFRQEVDGKGLSSYPHPKLMPDFWQFPTVSMGLGPIGAIYQAKFLKYLEHRGLKDTAAQTVYAFLGDGEMDEPESKGAITIATREKLDNLVFIINCNLQRLDGPVTGNGKIINELDGIFAGAGWEVIKVIWGGRWDELLRKDTTGKLVQLMNETVDGDYQTFKSRDGAYVREHFFGRYPETAALVKDMSDDEIWSLNRGGHDPKKVFAALKKAQDTKGKPVVILAHTIKGYGMGESAEGKNIAHQVKKMNMDGVRYIRDRFNVPVDDSNIEKLPYVTFEKDSEEYKYLHGQREKLGGYLPTRQPNFSEKLEMPALEEFSALLEEQNKEISTTIAFVRALNVMLKNKSIKDRLVPILADEARTFGMEGLFRQIGIYSPNGQQYTPQDREQVAYYKEDEKGQILQEGINELGAGASWLAAATSYSTNNLPMIPFYIYYSMFGFQRIGDLCWAAGDQQARGFLVGGTSGRTTLNGEGLQHEDGHSHIQSLTIPNCISYDPSYAYEVAVIMHDGLVRMYGEAQENVYYYITTLNENYHMPAMPQGAEEGIRKGIYKLETVEGNKGKVQLLGSGSILRHVREAAQILAKDYGVGSDVYSVTSFTELARDGQDCERWNMLHPTEEPRVPYVAQIMHDAPAVASTDYMKLFAEQIRTFMPASDYRVLGTDGFGRSDSRENLRHHFEVDASYVVVAALGELAKRGEIEKKVVAEAIIKFNIDADKVNPRLA from the coding sequence ATGTCAGAACGTTTACACAATGACGTGGATCCGATCGAAACTCGCGACTGGCTACAGGCGATCGAATCGGTCATCCGTGAAGAAGGTGTTGAGCGCGCACAGTTCCTGATCGACCAGGTAATGAGCGAAGCACGTAAAGGTGGCGTTAAAATCGCGGCAGGCGTGAATGCCCGCAACTACGTCAACTCTATTGCTGTTGAAGACGAGCCGGACTATCCGGGCAATACTTCTCTCGAACGTCGTATCCGTTCCGCAATTCGCTGGAACGCCATCATGACCGTTCTGCGTGCATCGAAGAAAGATCTGGACCTCGGTGGTCACATGTCCTCCTTCCAGTCTTCTGCGACCATCTATGAAGTGTGCTTTAACCACTTCTTCCGTGCGCGTAGCGAAAAAGACGGCGGCGATCTGGTGTACTTCCAGGGCCACATCTCTCCGGGCGTTTACGCACGTGCCTTCCTTGAAGGCCGCCTGACCGAAGAGCAGATGAACAACTTCCGCCAGGAAGTTGACGGGAAAGGCTTGTCCTCTTACCCGCACCCGAAACTGATGCCTGATTTCTGGCAGTTCCCGACCGTATCAATGGGTCTGGGCCCAATCGGCGCGATCTACCAGGCGAAATTCCTGAAGTACCTTGAGCACCGTGGTCTGAAAGACACCGCGGCGCAGACCGTTTACGCCTTCCTCGGCGACGGCGAGATGGATGAGCCAGAATCTAAAGGGGCGATCACCATCGCCACCCGTGAGAAGCTGGACAACCTGGTCTTCATCATCAACTGTAACCTGCAGCGTCTGGATGGCCCGGTCACCGGTAACGGCAAAATCATCAACGAACTGGACGGCATCTTTGCTGGCGCCGGTTGGGAAGTGATCAAAGTTATCTGGGGCGGACGTTGGGACGAACTGCTGCGTAAAGACACCACCGGTAAACTGGTTCAGCTGATGAACGAGACCGTGGACGGTGACTACCAGACCTTCAAATCCCGCGATGGCGCTTACGTGCGTGAGCACTTCTTCGGTCGTTACCCGGAGACCGCCGCGCTGGTTAAAGACATGTCTGACGACGAAATCTGGTCACTGAACCGTGGCGGTCACGATCCGAAGAAAGTCTTTGCTGCCCTGAAAAAAGCGCAGGATACCAAAGGGAAACCTGTGGTTATTCTGGCACATACCATCAAAGGCTATGGTATGGGTGAATCCGCTGAAGGCAAAAACATCGCTCACCAGGTGAAGAAAATGAACATGGATGGCGTGCGCTATATCCGTGATCGTTTCAACGTGCCTGTTGACGACAGCAACATCGAAAAACTGCCGTATGTCACCTTCGAGAAAGACTCTGAAGAGTACAAATACCTGCACGGTCAGCGTGAGAAACTGGGTGGCTACCTGCCAACCCGCCAGCCAAACTTCAGCGAGAAGCTGGAAATGCCTGCGCTGGAAGAGTTCTCCGCCTTGCTGGAAGAGCAGAACAAAGAAATTTCGACCACCATCGCCTTCGTGCGTGCCCTGAACGTGATGCTGAAGAACAAGTCGATCAAAGATCGTCTGGTTCCGATCCTCGCCGATGAAGCGCGTACCTTCGGGATGGAAGGTCTGTTCCGTCAGATCGGTATTTACAGCCCGAACGGTCAGCAGTACACCCCGCAGGACCGCGAGCAGGTTGCTTACTACAAAGAAGACGAGAAAGGTCAGATCCTGCAGGAAGGGATTAACGAACTGGGCGCAGGCGCGTCATGGCTGGCGGCGGCAACGTCTTACAGCACCAACAACCTGCCAATGATCCCGTTCTATATCTACTACTCAATGTTCGGTTTCCAGCGTATCGGTGACCTGTGCTGGGCTGCAGGCGATCAGCAGGCTCGTGGCTTCCTGGTTGGCGGTACCTCCGGCCGTACCACGCTGAACGGCGAAGGTCTGCAGCACGAAGATGGCCACAGCCATATTCAGTCTCTGACTATCCCTAACTGTATCTCTTACGATCCTTCATACGCTTACGAAGTGGCAGTCATCATGCATGACGGTCTGGTGCGTATGTACGGCGAAGCGCAAGAGAACGTCTACTACTACATCACTACGCTGAACGAAAACTACCACATGCCTGCGATGCCGCAGGGTGCGGAAGAGGGTATCCGTAAGGGTATCTACAAGCTGGAAACGGTAGAAGGCAACAAAGGTAAGGTACAGCTGCTGGGTTCAGGCTCTATCCTGCGTCACGTGCGTGAAGCTGCGCAGATCCTGGCGAAAGACTACGGCGTTGGCTCTGACGTTTACAGCGTCACCTCGTTCACCGAACTGGCCCGTGATGGTCAGGACTGCGAGCGCTGGAACATGCTGCACCCGACAGAAGAACCACGCGTGCCATACGTTGCGCAGATCATGCACGATGCACCGGCCGTGGCCTCAACCGACTACATGAAACTGTTCGCCGAGCAGATCCGTACCTTCATGCCAGCCAGCGATTACCGCGTACTGGGCACCGACGGTTTCGGTCGTTCTGACAGCCGTGAAAACCTGCGTCACCACTTTGAAGTGGATGCGTCTTACGTAGTGGTTGCGGCTCTGGGTGAACTGGCTAAACGCGGCGAAATCGAGAAGAAAGTGGTGGCGGAAGCGATCATCAAATTCAATATCGATGCCGATAAAGTCAACCCGCGTCTGGCATAA
- the aceF gene encoding pyruvate dehydrogenase complex dihydrolipoyllysine-residue acetyltransferase: MAIEITVPDIGADEVEVTEIMVKVGDKVEVEQSLITVEGDKASMEVPSPQAGVVKEIKVATGDKIETGKLIMIFEDAEGAAAPAKAEEKKEEAKPAAAAAPAQAESKEVAVPDIGSDEVEVTEIMVKVGDTVEAEQSLITVEGDKASMEVPAPFAGVVKEIKISTGDKISTGSLIMVFETAGSGSGSAPAEAKPEVKEEAAAAPAAASGAKEVAVPDIGDDEVEVTEIMVKVGDKVAAEQSLITVEGDKASMEVPAPFAGTVKEIKISTGDKVKTGSMIMVFEVEGAAPAAAAPAAAPQQAEPAKQEAKAAPAPAKAESKGEFAENDAYVHATPVIRRLAREFGVNLSKVKGTGRKGRILKEDVQSYVKDAVKRAESAPAAAAGGGMPGMLPWPKVDFSKFGEIEEVELGRIQKISGANLSRNWIVIPHVTQHDKADITEVENFRKQQNDEAAKKKLDLKITPLVFIMKAVAKALEEFPRFNSSLSEDGQKLTLKKYINIGVAVDTPNGLVVPVFKDVNKKGIVELSNELSVISKKARDGKLTAGDMQGGCFTISSLGGIGGTSFTPIVNAPEVAILGVSKSSMEPVWNGKEFVPRLMLPLSLSFDHRVIDGAAGARFAAYIATVMADIRRLVM, encoded by the coding sequence ATGGCTATCGAAATTACCGTACCGGATATCGGTGCAGACGAAGTGGAAGTCACCGAGATTATGGTCAAGGTGGGCGACAAGGTTGAAGTTGAGCAGTCGCTGATCACCGTAGAGGGCGATAAAGCCTCTATGGAAGTCCCTTCCCCTCAGGCGGGCGTCGTGAAAGAGATCAAGGTTGCTACCGGTGACAAAATTGAAACCGGCAAGCTGATCATGATCTTCGAAGACGCGGAAGGTGCTGCGGCACCGGCCAAAGCCGAAGAGAAAAAAGAAGAAGCGAAACCGGCGGCAGCCGCTGCGCCTGCTCAGGCAGAAAGCAAAGAAGTCGCCGTGCCGGATATCGGTTCTGACGAAGTTGAAGTGACCGAAATCATGGTCAAAGTCGGTGACACGGTGGAAGCCGAGCAGTCGCTGATTACCGTTGAAGGCGACAAAGCCTCAATGGAAGTGCCTGCACCTTTCGCGGGTGTGGTGAAAGAGATCAAAATCAGTACCGGCGATAAAATCAGCACCGGCTCGCTGATCATGGTCTTCGAAACTGCCGGTTCAGGTTCAGGTTCGGCTCCGGCTGAAGCGAAGCCAGAAGTGAAAGAAGAAGCGGCAGCGGCACCCGCAGCAGCCAGCGGCGCGAAAGAAGTCGCCGTGCCGGATATCGGTGATGACGAAGTCGAAGTCACCGAAATCATGGTTAAAGTGGGCGATAAAGTGGCTGCCGAGCAGTCGCTGATCACCGTTGAAGGCGACAAAGCCTCGATGGAAGTCCCGGCACCGTTCGCGGGCACCGTGAAAGAGATCAAAATCAGCACCGGCGATAAAGTGAAAACCGGTTCGATGATCATGGTCTTCGAAGTGGAAGGCGCTGCGCCAGCGGCGGCTGCTCCGGCAGCGGCACCACAGCAGGCTGAACCGGCTAAGCAGGAAGCGAAAGCGGCTCCGGCACCGGCGAAAGCGGAATCCAAAGGTGAGTTCGCTGAGAACGATGCTTACGTTCACGCCACGCCGGTTATCCGTCGTCTGGCACGTGAGTTCGGCGTCAATCTGTCGAAAGTGAAAGGCACTGGCCGTAAAGGCCGCATTCTGAAAGAAGACGTGCAGTCTTACGTCAAAGATGCGGTTAAACGTGCCGAGTCTGCACCTGCAGCAGCGGCCGGTGGCGGTATGCCGGGCATGTTGCCATGGCCGAAAGTGGACTTCAGCAAGTTCGGTGAGATTGAAGAAGTCGAGCTGGGCCGCATCCAGAAAATTTCGGGTGCCAACCTGAGCCGTAACTGGATCGTGATCCCTCACGTTACCCAGCACGACAAGGCCGACATTACCGAAGTGGAAAACTTCCGTAAGCAGCAAAACGACGAAGCCGCGAAGAAGAAACTGGATCTGAAGATCACCCCACTGGTGTTCATCATGAAGGCCGTTGCTAAAGCGCTGGAAGAGTTCCCACGTTTCAACAGCTCGCTGTCTGAAGATGGACAGAAGCTGACGCTGAAGAAATACATCAACATCGGTGTGGCGGTTGATACGCCAAACGGTCTGGTGGTTCCGGTGTTCAAAGACGTCAACAAGAAAGGCATTGTTGAGCTGTCTAACGAACTGTCGGTAATTTCGAAGAAAGCGCGTGACGGTAAGCTGACGGCCGGCGATATGCAGGGCGGCTGCTTCACCATCTCCAGCCTTGGCGGCATCGGTGGCACGTCGTTCACCCCTATCGTCAATGCGCCGGAAGTGGCGATCCTCGGCGTGTCAAAATCGTCGATGGAGCCGGTCTGGAACGGTAAAGAATTCGTTCCTCGCCTGATGTTGCCACTGTCGCTTTCCTTCGATCACCGTGTGATCGATGGCGCAGCCGGTGCACGCTTCGCGGCTTACATCGCAACAGTCATGGCGGATATCCGCCGTCTGGTGATGTAA
- the lpdA gene encoding dihydrolipoyl dehydrogenase produces MSTEIKTQVVVLGAGPAGYSAAFRAADLGLETVIVERFSTLGGVCLNVGCIPSKALLHVAKVIEEAKALEEHGIVFGKPQTDITKIRTWKEKVINQLTGGLAGMAKGRKVKVVTGLGKFTGANTLVVEGENGATTINFDNAIIAAGSRPIQLPFIPHEDPRVWDSTDALELKEVPERLLVMGGGIIGLEMATVYHALGSQIDVVEMFDQVIPAADKDVVKVFTKRISKQFNLMLETKVTAVEAKDDGIYVTMEGKKAPAEPQRYDAVLVAIGRVPNGKGLDAGQAGVEVDDRGFIRVDKQMRTNVPHIYAIGDIVGQPMLAHKGVHEGHVAAEVISGKKHYFDPKVIPSIAYTEPEVAWVGLTEKEAKEKGISYETATFPWAASGRAIASDCADGMTKLIFDKETHRVIGGAIVGTNGGELLGEIGLAIEMGCDAEDIALTIHAHPTLHESVGLAAEMFEGSITDLPNPKAKKK; encoded by the coding sequence ATGAGTACAGAAATTAAAACTCAGGTCGTGGTACTTGGGGCAGGTCCTGCGGGCTACTCTGCAGCCTTCCGCGCAGCCGATTTAGGTCTGGAGACCGTCATCGTTGAGCGTTTCAGCACCCTGGGTGGGGTTTGTCTGAACGTGGGTTGTATCCCTTCCAAAGCGCTGCTGCACGTCGCGAAAGTGATTGAAGAAGCTAAAGCCCTGGAAGAGCATGGTATCGTGTTTGGTAAGCCACAAACCGACATCACCAAAATTCGTACCTGGAAAGAAAAAGTCATCAACCAGCTGACCGGTGGTCTGGCAGGGATGGCGAAAGGCCGCAAAGTGAAAGTGGTCACCGGTCTGGGTAAATTCACCGGCGCTAACACGCTGGTGGTTGAAGGCGAGAATGGTGCCACCACCATCAACTTCGACAACGCCATCATTGCTGCGGGCTCCCGTCCGATTCAGCTGCCATTCATCCCGCATGAAGATCCTCGTGTCTGGGACTCCACCGACGCCCTGGAACTGAAAGAAGTGCCTGAGCGCCTGCTGGTTATGGGTGGCGGTATCATCGGTCTGGAAATGGCGACCGTATATCACGCGCTGGGTTCACAGATTGACGTGGTTGAGATGTTTGACCAGGTTATCCCTGCGGCTGACAAAGACGTGGTGAAAGTCTTCACCAAGCGTATCAGCAAGCAGTTCAATCTGATGCTGGAAACCAAAGTGACCGCGGTTGAAGCGAAAGACGACGGTATCTACGTCACCATGGAAGGCAAAAAAGCGCCGGCCGAACCACAGCGTTACGACGCGGTTCTGGTGGCGATTGGCCGCGTACCTAACGGTAAAGGTCTGGATGCCGGTCAGGCGGGCGTGGAAGTGGACGACCGTGGCTTTATCCGTGTCGACAAGCAGATGCGTACCAACGTGCCGCACATCTACGCTATCGGCGACATCGTCGGTCAGCCGATGCTGGCGCACAAAGGCGTGCATGAAGGCCACGTGGCAGCCGAAGTGATCTCCGGTAAGAAACATTACTTCGACCCGAAAGTGATCCCATCGATTGCTTACACTGAGCCGGAAGTTGCCTGGGTCGGTCTGACCGAGAAAGAAGCGAAAGAGAAGGGCATCAGTTACGAAACTGCCACCTTCCCATGGGCGGCCTCCGGTCGTGCCATCGCCTCTGATTGTGCAGACGGTATGACCAAACTGATCTTCGACAAAGAAACTCACCGGGTGATCGGTGGTGCAATTGTCGGTACCAACGGCGGCGAGCTGCTGGGTGAAATCGGTCTGGCTATCGAGATGGGTTGTGATGCGGAAGATATCGCGCTGACCATCCATGCTCACCCAACGCTGCATGAATCCGTGGGTCTGGCTGCCGAGATGTTTGAAGGTAGCATCACTGACCTGCCAAACCCGAAAGCGAAGAAGAAGTAA